Proteins encoded in a region of the Pseudomonas shahriarae genome:
- a CDS encoding FimV family protein — MVQVRKLVLAIAAASALSSGMAQALQLGEMTLKSKLNQPLSVEIELLDVGGLTASDIVPSLASSQAFVDAGVDRQAFLDELTFTPVLNPSGRSVVRVTSSKPLPDSYVRFLLQVQWPNGRLMRDYSVLLDPAKFEQKAPEASAPAPRLAPPAAASVTKAAEYTTTSRDTLWEIAAKNRNGGSIQQTMLAIQALNPGAFVDGNINRMKTGQVLRMPDPVQSTSLPQPEAIAEVTAQNAAWRQGRRGANNQAAGRQQLDATKRTQAGAAPSQTAAKDNLSLVSAEAAKAGVKGAAGDSKALNNKLAVTQESLDSTRRENEELKSRMTDLQSQLDKLQRLIELKNNQLAKLQAEGDAPAQPAVIPAELAAAPTAPAAPAPAAEAPVVAPVETPAEPAPVASTEGKFNDLLTNPIVLGVIGGAAGLLVLLLLLLWARHRNARLEEEKHLRMARALAEEPEFSSNIEQDLSLDSFEGLEVPAASVKLAPAPAPAPVAVAPVPVPAPATSMAPPSKLIIEPGSSDALAQAQSHLDRGHLNQAAAVLEEAIKLEPARSDLRLKLLEVYGQQGDKDGFVTQERQLVANGENHAQVELLKNRYPAMAVLAAGVSAAVAAAALDAQYVKDLLQEEPAPAPAPETDAFDNDFDLSLDDLEAASPAVVAPEPEVDDLSFESVLQQQTEAKASPDDLSDFDLDLQLDAPASQSDDDFLSGLEEEMKDLPPVEPPTLTPAALDDFDLPEDFDLSLADEPASSSKPDAFASELDDVNAELERLSQSLESPSIEPSFTAEDAAKGDDEPEFDFLSGTDEVATKLDLAQAYIDMGDEGGARDILAEVLTEGDDGQRSEAKEMLSRLV, encoded by the coding sequence ATGGTTCAAGTTCGCAAACTGGTGTTAGCAATAGCGGCCGCCTCGGCGCTGTCCTCCGGTATGGCGCAAGCGCTGCAACTTGGGGAGATGACCCTCAAGTCGAAGTTGAACCAGCCTCTGTCGGTGGAGATCGAGCTGCTCGACGTGGGCGGGCTGACAGCCTCCGATATCGTGCCCAGCCTCGCGTCTTCCCAGGCCTTTGTGGATGCGGGGGTCGATCGCCAGGCGTTCCTCGATGAGCTGACCTTTACCCCGGTGCTCAACCCCAGCGGTCGCAGTGTGGTTCGTGTCACCTCGAGCAAGCCATTGCCCGATTCCTATGTACGCTTCCTGTTGCAGGTGCAATGGCCGAATGGTCGGTTGATGCGTGACTACAGCGTCTTGCTGGACCCGGCCAAGTTCGAGCAAAAAGCCCCTGAGGCCAGCGCCCCGGCACCCCGTCTTGCCCCGCCTGCTGCTGCCAGTGTGACCAAGGCGGCGGAATACACCACGACTTCTCGCGACACCCTGTGGGAAATCGCCGCAAAAAATCGCAATGGCGGCTCGATCCAGCAGACCATGCTGGCGATCCAGGCGTTGAACCCGGGAGCCTTTGTCGACGGCAACATCAACCGTATGAAGACCGGCCAGGTATTGCGCATGCCGGACCCGGTACAAAGCACCAGTCTGCCGCAGCCCGAGGCGATCGCCGAAGTGACCGCGCAGAATGCGGCCTGGCGCCAGGGGCGCCGTGGCGCTAACAATCAGGCAGCGGGGCGCCAGCAACTGGATGCGACCAAACGCACCCAGGCCGGCGCAGCGCCGTCGCAGACGGCAGCGAAGGACAATCTGAGCCTGGTCTCGGCCGAAGCCGCCAAGGCGGGCGTCAAGGGCGCGGCGGGTGATAGCAAGGCTTTGAACAACAAGCTGGCGGTGACCCAGGAAAGCCTGGATTCGACCCGCCGCGAAAATGAAGAACTGAAAAGCCGCATGACTGACCTGCAAAGTCAGTTGGACAAACTGCAGCGGCTGATTGAGCTGAAAAACAACCAACTGGCCAAGTTGCAGGCTGAAGGCGATGCCCCGGCGCAGCCGGCTGTAATCCCTGCCGAACTGGCTGCGGCGCCGACCGCGCCTGCTGCCCCTGCTCCGGCTGCCGAAGCGCCGGTGGTCGCGCCAGTGGAAACCCCGGCTGAGCCTGCGCCAGTGGCCAGCACCGAAGGCAAGTTCAATGACCTGCTGACCAACCCTATCGTCCTCGGGGTGATCGGTGGTGCCGCCGGCCTCCTGGTGTTGTTGCTCCTGCTGCTATGGGCGCGCCATCGCAATGCGCGCCTGGAAGAGGAAAAACACCTGCGCATGGCGCGGGCGCTGGCCGAAGAGCCGGAATTTTCCTCGAATATTGAGCAGGACCTGTCTCTGGACAGTTTCGAGGGCCTTGAAGTCCCGGCGGCAAGCGTCAAGCTGGCTCCAGCTCCAGCTCCAGCTCCGGTTGCCGTGGCGCCGGTGCCAGTGCCTGCCCCGGCGACCAGCATGGCGCCGCCAAGCAAACTGATCATCGAACCCGGTTCCTCCGATGCCCTGGCCCAGGCCCAGTCCCATCTGGACCGTGGTCACTTGAACCAGGCGGCGGCCGTGCTGGAAGAGGCGATCAAGCTGGAGCCCGCGCGCAGTGACCTGCGCCTCAAGCTCCTGGAAGTCTACGGCCAGCAGGGCGACAAGGACGGTTTCGTGACCCAGGAGCGCCAGTTGGTCGCCAATGGCGAGAACCACGCCCAGGTCGAGCTGTTGAAAAATCGCTACCCGGCCATGGCCGTGCTCGCGGCGGGCGTCAGTGCTGCGGTCGCCGCCGCCGCGCTTGATGCGCAGTACGTCAAGGATCTGCTCCAGGAAGAACCGGCGCCTGCTCCCGCGCCTGAAACCGATGCTTTCGACAATGATTTCGACCTGAGCCTGGATGACCTGGAAGCCGCGTCGCCGGCAGTGGTCGCGCCGGAGCCCGAGGTCGATGACCTGAGCTTTGAGTCGGTGCTGCAGCAGCAAACCGAGGCCAAGGCCAGCCCGGACGATCTGTCCGACTTTGACCTCGACTTGCAGCTGGATGCGCCAGCCTCCCAGTCCGACGATGACTTCCTCTCGGGCCTGGAAGAAGAGATGAAGGACCTGCCGCCGGTCGAGCCGCCCACCCTGACGCCAGCTGCGCTGGATGACTTTGACCTGCCGGAAGACTTCGACCTGTCCCTGGCCGACGAGCCTGCATCATCGAGCAAGCCGGACGCATTCGCCTCGGAGCTTGACGACGTCAACGCCGAGCTGGAACGTCTGTCGCAGAGCCTGGAAAGCCCGTCGATCGAACCGAGCTTCACCGCTGAAGATGCGGCAAAGGGCGACGATGAGCCGGAATTCGACTTCCTGTCGGGTACCGACGAAGTCGCCACCAAACTCGACCTGGCCCAGGCCTACATCGACATGGGCGATGAGGGCGGTGCGCGTGA